CTGTagccatccctccctccccgccgaAAAAAACAACATCGGACGGCATGGACTTTGATCCTAAAGATCGGTGGGCAAAGCTAAGGGAGGAGGCGATTAAGACAGGAGACCTTGAGGCAGTGAGTtggtcctttcctgtcctggtgcAGGATCAAGGACCAAATGAGTGGCAACCGTTCCACTGGGACTTAATCAAGGAGTTACGGAAAACCATTATGAGCTATGgactttctgcccccttttctCAGAGTCTGTTAGagaatgtttttacaggacaattACTTACTCCTTATGATATATGCCAATTAGCCGCCATGATTTTAACGCCaactcagaaactgttatttgcacaacggtggcaggatctgtgtgcccaggaagcacCTGcgaatttagaaaagcagccaaaTGATCCATTACATGGAGCAGGCTTACCCCAGCTGCTAGGGCAGCCGCCGTTAGACGATCCGCGCTTACAGGCACGACTTGACCCCGCGATTTTGCGTTTGACTGCCCGATTAGCTTATCAAGCCATGGTTAAAgtaccagagacagggaaagcagaaaaatcatttacccattaaaaaaaaaaaaaaaaaaaaaaagttacccgTATTATGCAAAAAACAAACGAgccttacatgcaatttattgatCGCTTGAGAGACGCTCTCGATAAGCAGATTGATAACGCCGAGGCAAAGGAAGCCCTATTACTTAAGCTAGCAGTTGAAAATGCTAATGTAGACTGTAAACGAGTATTACAAACCCTATCACAAGGGGCCGGTATCATACAGATGATCGAGGTCTGCAATAGAGTTGGCTCTATCTCGCACCaaactgaagcccttgctggggcCTTTGTGGCAGCAGTGAATGTTCTGACAACTAGCCCATGGAATACCccagtgtttgtcattaaaaagaaaaatgggaagtggcGTTTGCTACATGATCTGCGACGAATCAATGCAGTAATCGAAGACATGGGTTCACTGCAACCGGGTATGCCATCTCTCGCAATGATCCCCGCGAATtggaatattattatcatcgATTTAAAGGATTGGTTTTTTTACCATACCCTTAGCAGTGGAAGATACatctagatttgccttttcagtagCCATGGAGAACTGTAAGGAACCTATGCAAAGATATCATTGGACAGTACTGCCccagggaatgaaaaattcacccaccATTTTCCAGCAATATGTTGCCACTGCACTGACGCCAATTTGACAGCAGTACCCGCAGTTAGTGTgctcaaaaccatgttgttaaaacaaaaagggggaactgTTGGAGACTCCCCGCAGACAcgcttagcaaaagcaatatatgtgtTGAATCATCTGTCCTTTACGCCTCATACTGAGACACCGGTGATGCTCTATCATTTTCACTCTTTAGGGGaggtatcacagcaaacattacgagataaaaatgtacctgtcatggtgaaatccctactaaatggtaaatgggaaggtccatttacattaataacatggggaagagggtatgcttgtgttttgacagatcacGGGCCCCGCTGGGTTCCAGCTCGATGTGTACAGCCAGCGCTCACAAAGCTGCCGGTACcaggcaaacaacagacaaccGCAAAAGATCCTGAAGGGCCTGCCgagacatcagaagacattttgagtgacagcgcaaactgttttgatgggaaatgacttGCTTGAGACAGTAAGGAGTTGTGTATCAGGCCTCTCTAGGCCACAGGTGTTTATACGTCTAGTCTGTAAGCGCTCCTGTAGATATATTACTgtacattgtatattttgtagaaagtatttgatttattttaatggtaatcagcacatttatctgaatcatACTTTAGCACCATTGTGTATTCATTGTAAGAGAATCAATAGTATACATAAGATCTATTCAATccgttatttttgttgttatacagaccggtatataaaatggagaggataaCGACCTTTTTAAGTTTGATTGGGTGTATACAAGCAATATGGGTGCCCCCACAACCAAAGACGAATGTGTGGGTCACGTTAGCGAATCTAACaggacaagattttatttgcctATCTATTGTATCTCCAGGGAACCCTTTTTCAACGTGTCTTGTCGGAGTCCTGGCGGATGCCTGGCCCAACACTATCCAGTCCCAGcatttgtgctccagtttcaaCACCTGTGTCGACAACTGGGACGGGTGGAGTGCTCATTTACCCCAATTACCACAGGAGCCACAGGAACTTGAACTCCTGGGTTCGGTTAAAatggacagctgtttgtattttaattattcagggcGCAGTCGAACGACAGCGCAAAATATCAACTCACCTCTGtccatatatagaaataatacagcctCGTGCAACTATACTAGcccaaatatttccaaatctagcaACGCGCCTCTGGCGCTTCCCTCAGGGGTCTTTTTATCTGTGGCGATCACGCATGGGGAGGAATACCATCTCATATAAAAGGAGGGCCTTGCAATTTGGGGAGGCTCACTTTGCTAacaccaaatacatcaataattttAATCACCGGTGCTCCAAGCGATCGACCCATGCCTTTaaggcagagtgcagggatgatgtggaattttggaacagtgaaaagataattatggcTTCTATAGCTGCGCCAGGGGTGGCAGCCTCGCAGGCCTTAGCCACACTAAATAAGTTGGGATGTTGGCTAGCCAAGCAGGCTAATGCTACTTCTCAAGCCttgagtagtttgcttttagatgttgaTTCAGTAAGACATGCAACTTTGCAAAATCGCGCAGCaattggttttttgcttttagcacaggAGCACGAGTGTGAAGACCTTGAcggtatgtgttgtatgaatcTCTCCGATCACTCGGAATCTATTCACCATAGCATTCAACAATTGAAAGAGGGAGTTAAAAAGCTACAAGTTGATGATGGATGGGGTTggatagaaaatctttttagtaACTGGGGAATTAATAATTGGCTTAAAGGTTTGATAAAGATTGGGctaattttattatgtgctatttgtggcctcctgctcattattcagtgtttgctatcctgtctgcaaagggccctgcagaggatgataaacactgcattttggctagaaaaacaaaaagggggaattgtggGAATCTGCAGGGAGTTTtgcgagcagccttgaacaattagacatagccttgaaagacatagaataagggagtaaataagtgataaagcaggtgtgcagaaaagaaactgaagactgaaataacttggaaaacagataagagaccgaagccagaagacgtgtgtcttgctcggcagcaccaatcagaagcttagccgtGGCACGTGAacagaaggtattaactaatcatggaacaagcctgagcgcgtggacagctaatgaatctatataagcacaaatttgtaaacaataaaggccttttggttttacctgcaccagagtccgtgaaccatccctacagaACATGTCTCACTCTAGGGACAGATCATGTATTAGAGCAAGTAGTAGTTAGAAAAAGATCATTCTGTGAAAAGCATAGAACCAAAATACTCTAAAAGTTATCAGTTGCACAGTACAGATTAAGACTAAGTAGTTTGTCCATATTAACACAGGAAATTCCTTTCCAAGGTTTTGAATTGCAGCCTGTCCTTCACAAGCATTTAGTATATTGCCTTAATATTTCTTTGTTACAATTAATAGAAAATTGTACAGATATTCTGAGGAGAAGCACAGGCGTAAGAAAAAAGAGACTCTGAATAGCAACAGACTGTGACAAGGACTACCCAACCAGGATGATGGAGAAAAGGACTCATGTTGTGTTCCGTACTAAAGTGTTGcccaatatttttaatatcatttgGTGTCCTGAATATTTAGTCCTGTAACTGGTATACTGCTTCATCAGCACTCCACATGCTGCCACAATCAGCAGAATTAGTCTTCTCTAGTACTACTTCTCTAGTATTAGGGCTCGATTTTAGGGCCAGTggtctttaatgtttttataaattatcTGGACACAGGAAtcgaatgtacattaagtaagtttgccgatgacactagattaggaggagctgtggactccctcgagggtagagaggccttacagagagatctggatagactagagacCTGGGCAATCACCAGTCATATGAAATTTAAGAAGAGCAAGTCTCAGATTGTGCAGCTGGGACAAGGTAGTCCTGGTTATATGTAGAAAttgggggatgagaggctggagagcagccccacggaaagagatctgggggtttgggttgacggcaagttgaatatgagtcaacagtgtgccctggcatCAAAAAGGGCCAACTGTGTCTTGGGGTACATCAAGCACGGCATAGCTAGCTGGatgagggaggtgattgtcccactctacactggTGTGGCCCCACCTTGAGTAcagttttgggcacctcaatataagaaggaaaTCAAACTATtggagtgtgtccagaggaagGCGACTAAGATGGTTAAAGGTctcaagggcaagacttacGATgagtggctgaggtcacttggtttgttcagcttggagaagagaaggctgaggggtgaaCCCCtcacagtctacaacttcctcaaggagGGCGGCAGAGGGgaaggtgctgatctcctctctctggtgaccagcaacgggacacaaggaaatggtttgaagctgcatcaggggaagttcagaccGGACATTAGgaaaggttcttcactgagagggtgatctgtcactggaacaggctcccccgggaagtggtcatggcaccaagcctgtcagagttcaaggagcatctggacgatgctcttaATCATATGGTTTAGctttaggtagtcctgcgaggagcagggattttgactcgatgatccttatgggtccaTTCCAACTCAaggtattctatgattctaaagtaaaggcattttcttctgctatgCAGCCACAAGGTCTGCTACCCCCTCACCACGAATCCTCCAGTGCTCTATTTCACACCAACAGCTGTGAAGTCTGTAAGGCAGACTTTATGGGGAGGGGAATAGGGGCACTGCAGTGACCTTATACTATTACTATCTTCCAGCAgatcaaataaaaattttgttcacattattttgtaaattatttatctATTTGAATTGAATGCTTTTGTTCCATGGAATATATGACtaaatgtttcattattatCAGTGATAAATAAATTAGatccaaattttcttttttcctcagatgtttaagcctttttctttgaaagtctgATGAGCTAGATTTGTAGGTGTTAATGTAATGGAAGCATTGCATTTATATGCAAGTAATGCAGGGAAGCAGTGTTTCTAggacatgtttttctttctcttacaaGTATGTAATGAAAGGGAATGAACACAAGTGAGGACATTGCTCATGTCTAGTCTATATGTTAACGTGGCCCTCATAGTTCCTGTCCAGTTTCAAATCTTCCATTTCTGTCAGAGTTATTGAAGAGGTAAGTCATCTCTAGGAACAGTCAACTTCCtctatcttttaaaatcttttcttagaTGGTCTTTAGGCATGGGCATGGAACAGAGGCTATGATTTCTTCTCTAAAGTATCATGTTTGATCTGGAGATTATTGTATGTCAGCATTTGGCAATTTTACAATCATTCCCAAAAGCAATTCTGACCAAGCCTGTGTCAGGAGGCATTGTGATCTGTGTGAGATCCTGCTCAATGGGAAGAATTACTTCCCTCTGGAAGTAACCTGAGAATTAGATTTCTGTAATGGTTTAGCTGCTCATGAGTAAGACTCTCTCGATACTCAAACCATGAGATTGGTTCTAGCTACCTCAATGTTTGTCTGCTTCTACCATAATA
The nucleotide sequence above comes from Gymnogyps californianus isolate 813 chromosome Z, ASM1813914v2, whole genome shotgun sequence. Encoded proteins:
- the LOC127027376 gene encoding uncharacterized protein LOC127027376 isoform X2, producing MAPSMGHETTAWNVRQQGLQLDEYISGGAERPGSQSPNKDHGPRWVPARCVQPALTKLPVPGKQQTTAKDPEGPAETSEDILSDSANCFDGK
- the LOC127027376 gene encoding uncharacterized protein LOC127027376 isoform X1; amino-acid sequence: MPGPTLSSPSICAPVSTPVSTTGTGGVLIYPNYHRSHRNLNSWVRLKWTAVCILIIQGAVERQRKISTHLCPYIEIIQPRATILAQIFPNLATRLWRFPQGSFYLWRSRMGRNTISYKRRALQFGEAHFANTKYINNFNHRCSKRSTHAFKAECRDDVEFWNSEKIIMASIAAPGVAASQALATLNKLGCWLAKQANATSQALSSLLLDVDSVRHATLQNRAAIGFLLLAQEHECEDLDGMCCMNLSDHSESIHHSIQQLKEGVKKLQVDDGWGWIENLFSNWGINNWLKGLIKIGLILLCAICGLLLIIQCLLSCLQRALQRMINTAFWLEKQKGGIVGICREFCEQP